In the Aggregicoccus sp. 17bor-14 genome, GCGGTGCTGGACCGCGGCTACTTCCTGCGCGATGCGCAGGGCCAGGCGGTGCGCGGCATCGGCGCGATGATGGACCTGAGCGAGCGCCGCGCCGCCGAGGAGCGCCTGCGCAAGAGCGAGGAGTACTTCCGCGCCCTCATCGAGAACGCGCGCGACCTGGTGGCGGTGCTCGATGCGCAGGGGCGCTTCGCGTACGTGAGCCCCGCCGTCACCCGCGTGCTCGGCTTCTCCTCCGAGCAGATGGTGGGCCACCGCGGCTTCGACTTCGTGCACCCCGAGGACCTGTCCGCGGTGCGCGCGCGCCTGGAGGAGTGCTCACGCGCCCCGGGCAACGCCGTGACGGTGGAGTACCGCGCACGCCACCGCGACGGCAGCTGGCGCACGCTGGAGACCTACTGGTGGAACCAGACCCACCACCCAGCCATGGCCGGCTTCGTGGTGAACGCGCGCGACGTGACGCAGCAGCGCGCGCTGGAGGAGCAGTTCCGCCAGGCGCAGAAGATGGAGGCGGTGGGCCGGCTCGCGGGCGGCGTGGCCCACGACTTCAACAACCTGCTCACCATCATCACCGCGCACACGGACTTCGCGCGCGAGGAGGTGGCCGCGGGCAGCCAGGCGCGCGAGGACCTCGCGGTGGTGGCGGACACGGCGCAGCGCGCGGTGCGCCTCACCCGGCAGCTGCTCGCCTTCAGCCGGCGCCAGGTGCTGCAGCCGGCGCTCCTGGACCTCAACGAGAAGGTGCGCGGCCTGGAGGGCATGCTGCGCCGGCTCCTGAGCGAGGACATCGTGCTCGCCACGGAGCTCGCGCGCACGCCCTCGCGCGTGTGGGCGGACCCCGGCCAGGTGGACCAGGTGCTGATGAACCTGGTGGTCAACGCGCGCGACGCCATGCCCCACGGCGGGCTGCTCGGCGTGGAGACCTCGGAGGTGGCGCTCGCGCAGGGCAACGCCGCGGGGCTGCCCGCGGGGCCCTACGTGGTGCTGAGCGTGCGCGACACCGGAATCGGGATGGACGCGGCCACCCGCGCGCGCCTCTTCGAGCCCTTCTTCACCACCAAGGCGGCCGGCAAGGGCACCGGGCTCGGGCTCTCCACGGTGTACGGCATCGTGCAGCAGTCGGGCGGCGCGCTCGAGGTGGAGAGCAGCCCGGGCGCGGGCTCCACCTTCCGGGTGCTGCTGCCGCGCGCCCCCGCGGCCCCGCAGGGCACGGAGGACGAGGCGGACGGCGCGCACCCCGCGCCCGGCGGCCACGAGACGGTGCTGGTGGTGGAGGACGAGGCGCCGGTGCGGGGCGCGGCCTGCCGCATCCTCGAGCGCCAGGGCTACCGCGTGCTCGAGGCGAAGCACGGCGCGGACGCCCTTCAAGTCCTCGCCGCGCATGACGGGCCCGTGCACCTGGTGCTCACGGACGTGGTGATGCCGGAGATGGGCGGCGCGGAGCTGGTGCGCGAGCTGCGCGCGCGCGGGGTGCCGGCGCGCGTGCTCTTCATGTCCGGCTACAGCGAGGAGGCGGTGGCCACCCGCGGCGTGCTGGTGGAGGGCGTGGGGCTGCTCGAGAAGCCCTTCGACCTGCAGGTGCTGCTGCGCCGCGTGCGCGAGGTGCTGGACGCCTAGCGCTTCGCCTCGGCGCAGGCGCGCGCGTCCTTCAACTCGCAACCGCGTTGCATCAGGCGCTTCATTTGCGCCTCGTCCTTCGTCGCGCAGGTGCCGGTGCGGTGGCAGATGGCGGCGCTGAAGCAGCCCGCGCCGTCCCCGAGCTCGCAGGCGCGCGCGTAGAGCGCGTACGCGCCCGCGGGGTCCGCCGCCACGCCCAGGCCGCCCCAGGTCATCGCGCCCAGCCGGTTGCAGGCGCTCGCCTCGCCGTCGTCGCAGGCGCGGCGGTACATGGCCGCGGCGCCCTTCGTGTCGCCCGTGCGCTCGGCCTTGTAGGCCGCCTGCAGGCAGCCCTGCACGAAGCCGCCCGGGCACTGCGCGTCCGCGCGGCCTGCATCCGGGGCCGCGTTGTCCGAGGAACGGGAGCAGGCACAGAGCAGCAGGAGGAGGGCGAGGGCGGAGGCGTGGCGCATGGTACGCCGCAGCCTAGCGCTCGACTGCAGCGACGAGCAGGAGGGACTTGCGGGAGTGGCGCGAGGTGCACGGACTCGAGAAGGAGAAGCTTGGGAGGGGACGGGGCTTCTCCGGCTGGGTGAAGCCGTCCACGGCGTGCGGGACTGCCGTCTCGAAAGGAGACGCCCCTCCCGGGCGCACAGGGGCGCGCGATGCAAAAACGTAAAATCCTATTTTACGTTTTTGCGCGCCGCAGCCGTCGGCTCCGGAGGGGGCCCGCACGGTAAGTGAAGGGTGGAGAGGGCGAGCCAAGCTTCATTCCAGGGGCAGCCGGGGCGGCGTGCGGGTGGGGCCGCCCCGAGCCGACGCAGAGCCGGTGGCGGCAAGAGCGCGCGAGGGACGCCATCACCCGTGCGCCAAGCGGCGCGCGTGTCACCCCTGAGCGGTGCGGGCAGGCAGCGCCCCCTCGCGAAGGGCGCAGGCGCTCCATCACCCGTCCCGTCTCGACGCTCTACCTGCGCCGTGTGGCTCGCTCGAACGCAGAGGCACGCATCGGCAGCGCCGCCGCCATCCACGCGAGGGAGCACTCGCTGATGCGCGCGCACTCGGGCAGCATCGGCCCATGTCCGCGCTCTCCGTGCTCGCCGCCGCGCTCCTGCTCGCTGCTCCTGCGCCCCGCAGCCAGCGCGACGTGGCCTATGGCAGTGCGCCCGCGCAGCGGCTCGACCTGCAGTTGCCCGAGGGCCCGCAGCCCGCGCCCCTCTTCCTCTTCGTGCATGGCGGCGCCTGGACGCAGGGCGACAAGGTGTTCCACACGCCACACCCGGACTTCTTCCTCCAGCGCGGCTGGGCGTGGGCGAGTGCGAACTACCGGCTCGCGCCCGCGGTGCGTCACCCCGAGCAGGTGCAGGACCTCGCGCGCGCCGTGGGCTGGCTCTATCGCAACGCGAGCGCGCGCGGGCTGGACCCCCAGCGCTTCGTGCTCTGCGGCTTCTCCGCGGGCGCGCACCTCGTCGCGCTGCTCGTGGCAGACCCACGCTACCTCGCGGCGGAAGGCGTGCCCCTGAGCGCGGTGCGCGGCGTGGTGCTGCTGGATGGCGCGGGCTACGACGTGCCCCGCCACGCGGCGCTCAGTCCGCGGCTGCGCCAGGTGTTCCACGTCGCCTTCGGCGAGCCGGGCCCCGCGTGGGAGGATGCCTCCCCCGTCACGCACCTGCGCCAGAAGCGCGCCGTGCCGCCCTTCCTGGTCTTCTACACCGGCGAGGGCCCCCGCGCGGGCCAGCAGGCGCGCCTGCTCACGCGCGCGCTCGAGCACGCGGGCGGCCACGCGGAGCTGTACCCCGCGCCCGGCAAGGACCACGTGCAGCTCAGCGTGGACCTGGGCAAGAGCGCCCAGGACGGCCCCACGGCGCGCACGCTCGCGTTCCTCGAGCGCGTGCGCCGCGAAGCGAAGTAGCTACAGCTTCACTTCCGCGCGCGTGCAGTCGGTGACCACGCCGCTGCCCGCCTCGTGCAGCTTGGCCATCAGCTTGTCCACGCCGTTGGAGCGCGCGAAGGCCATCTCGTTCTTCGTCGCGCCCACCAGGGTGAGCAGCTGCACGCGGCCGCTGGGCAGGTCGAAGTGCGCGGGGCGCGAGGGGTCGCGCACGAAGACCACGCCGTTCAGCTTCGTCTCCGCCGCGCCGTCCAGCGTGCCCTCCACCGGGTAGCGGTGGCCGAGCGCGAAGGCGCGCAGGCACACGAGGTTGTAGGCCATCATGTCCAGCAGCCGCAGCACCGGCCACTGCGCCTCCTCGGGCGTGTGGATGACCATCTCGTAGCCGATGCCGCTCGGAGCGTCGTCCGCGAACTCCATGCCCGGCGCGAGCGTGAAGGGGTTGGACAGGCCGCTCGTCACGTAGCTCCAGGACGGGTGCTCGGGCGTGGGCGGGGCCACGCGCACGCCGTAGCCGCCCCAGTTCGGGTCCAGCTCGCCCACCTGCGCGAGGTCAGACTCCAGCCAGGCCTGCAGGGCGTCCGTCTGGTCGAGGGTGAAGACCCCCTCGCTGATCTCTCCGAACAACTTGGGGTACTCGACCTCGTCGCGGTCGGCCCAGACATCCTCGTACCACTGCCAGAACGCGTCGTGCTCCTCGGGCGCTTTCACGGGGCCCAAACTACTCCAGCGGGCCGCGAGGGGAAGCGCGGATTCATGCATGGGCGCCCTGCAGGCAGCCAGGCGCTGCAATAGGCTCGCCGCTCCCCCCGTAGCCCCGAGCGTGCGCCCCATGACCTCCCGCTCCGAAGCTGCTCCCGCCGCTCCCGAGGCGCCTGGTCTCGGTCCCGCCGTGTGGGGCGTGGCGCTCGCCGCGCTCGCGCTGCACCTGGCGACCAACGGCCGCTATGGCTTCTTCCGCGACGAGCTGTACTTCATCGCCTGCGGGCAGCGGCTCGCGTGGGGCTACGTGGATCAGCCGCCGCTCATCGCGCTCGTCTCGCGGCTCTCGAGCGCGCTCGCGGGCGACAGCGTGGGGCTGTTCCGCCTACCCGCGGCCCTCGCGCACACGGGCCTGGTGCTGCTCACCGCGCGGCTCGCGCGGGCGCTCGGCGGCGCGAGGCCCGCGGCGCTGCTCGCGGGCGTGGCGGTGGCCGTGGCGCCGGTGCTCGTGGTGGGCGGACACCTGCTCACGATGAACAGCTTCGAGCCGCTGCTGTGGACGGGCGCGGCGCTCTTGCTCGTGCGGCTGCTGCAGGCGGAGACGCCGCGCACCGGCACCTGGGCCGCGCTGGGGCTGGTGGTGGGCGTGGGGCTGCTGAACAAGTACTCGATGGCCTTCTGGACGGTGGCGCTGGTGGCGGGGCTGCTCGCCACGCCCTCGCGCCGGGTGCTCGCCACGCGCGTCTTCCTCCTCGCGCTGGGGCTCGCGCTGCTCTGCGTGCTGCCGAACCTCTACTGGCAGGCGTCGCGTGGCTTTCCCATGCTCGAGCTGCTGCGGGCGGGGCAGGCGGGAAAGAACGCGCCCTTCAGCGTGGGCAACTTCCTCGGGCAGCAGCTGCTGCTCATCGGGCCGCTCGCAGCGCCGCTGTGGCTTGCGGGGCTCGCGGCGCTGCTCGCGTGGCGGCCGCTGCGGCCCTACCGCGCGCTGGGGGTGGGCTTCGTCGCCGTGCTGCTCGTGATGGTGGTGCTCAAGGCGAAGACCTACTACCTCGCGCCGGCGTTCCCGCTGCTGCTCGCGGCCGGAGGGGTGTGGGCGGAGGCGCGCCTGCCGCGGCTCGCGCGCGGGGCGGTGGTGGCGCTGGTGGGGCTCACCGGGCTCGCGGTCGCGCCGCTGGGAATTCCGGTGCTGCCGGTGGACACCTTCGTGCGCTACCAGGCGGCGCTCGGCGTGCAGCCCCCGCGCGACGAGAACCACCAGTTCAATGCGCTGCCACAGCACTTCGCGGACCAGTTCGGCTGGCCGGAGCTGGTGGACGCGGTGGCGGGCGCGGTGGGCAAGCTCTCGCCGGAGGAGCGCTCCCGCGCAGGCATCTTCGTGCAGAACTACGGCGAGGCCGGCGCGCTCGAGTGGCTCGGGCGCAACCGCGGCCTGCCGCCGGTGCTCAGCGGCCACAACACGTACTTCCTGTGGGGACGGCGCGGGGTCACCGGCGAGGTAGTGCTCGTGGTGGGCGAGGGCGACGTGGAGCAGCTGCGCACGTTGTGCCGCGAGGTGACGCTGGTGGGGCGCGTGCCGCGCGTGGAGAACGCGATGCCCTACGAGCAGGCCCTCACGATTCACCTCTGCCGCGGCCTGCACCCCCCACTCGCGGAGCTGTGGCCGAAGGTGAAGAACTACAACTGAGACCTGTCCCCTTTGGGAGAGGGTCGGGGTGAGGGATTGCCGCTTCTCTCTGCGTCACTCGTAGATCGTCCACCGCGCACGGCTGCAGCGACCCGCTGCATCGAACTCGAGGCGTAGGACACGCCCGAGCCCGAACGAGCCCGGAGCCAGGCGCGTGAAGACGTACTCCTCGACCTGACGCTCCTCTTCGTAGAACACGCGCTCTGGAGTCCCGAGCTGTGCGCGCAACTCTTCGCGAGAAGTCCCGACGAGCGAGCGCACGGAGTAGCCACCACGCTCGATGGACTCCTCACTCGCGGGCGCGTCCTGCAGCCACTGCCGGTCCGCGCGAAGGTGCGCGAGCGTCTCGCCACGGCTCGCGCAGCCACTGAGCGCAAGCGCCGCGAAGAGCCCCAGGCAGTGCCGCAGCGAGCCCCTCACCGGCAGAAGAGGACCAGCGTCGCGAAGCTGAGGACCAAGCAGGCCAGCATGCTGCCGACCAGGAGTTCGTCACCGCCGTCCACCGTCGAGGCCTCGTTGCGCAGGAGGAGCAGGGCGCGGCGACCCGAGTGCACGACGAGGCTGGTGGCAAAGCCCAGCCAACATGGCCAGAAGAGGAAGACCCCGTCGCTCGTGGAGGCGTGCCCGATGGCAGCGAGCGCCACAGCGAAGACGCCGAGAAAGAGGAAGACGAAGCACCAGTCCCCCCAGTCCGTGGGCGTCAGGGAAACAGGCATCCCCTTTCCCAGCATGCGGCACCTCCTCTTCGGCCCGGCATCGTGGGCTCGCGAGAAGGTACAGCAGGTGGTGCGCGGGTGCTCGGGAGAAGCCCTCTTCCCTCACCCCGTCCCTCTCCCAGAGGGAGAGGGGACATCTTCGCTCACTTCTTCGCGTTGCCTGCGGGAGCGAGAGGCCACGGCTTCATGCCGGCGATCTCCTCCGCCTCGTCCACGGCGCGCTGCAGGTGCTCGCGCTCGTGGATGAGCGACGCGCGCACCGCGTTGTCCAGCCTGCGGTCGTGAATCAGGTGCGCGCTGTGGATGCCCGTGGGCAGGAAGCCGCGGGAGATCTTGTGCTCGCCGCCTGCGCCCGGCTCGAAGGCCTCGCGCCCCTGTTGGATGCACTCGTCCACCGAGTGGTAGAGGCACACGTTGAAGTGCAGGAAGGGGTGCTCCTCGAGCGCGCCCCAGTACCGCCCGTACAGCCGCGTGCGGCTCGCCACGTTGAAGGCGCCTGCGATGACGCGCCCCTCGCGCTCGGCCACCACCAGCTCCACCGCGTCGCGCATCGTGCGGAACACGCGCAGGAAGAAGTCGCGGTTGAGCTGGATCTGCCCCCAGGAGTGCTTCTCGTTGGTGCTCTCGTAGAAGTCGTACGCGAGCCGCGCGTGCGCCGCCGTCAGCTCCTCGCCCTTCACCGTGCGGATGGTGATGCCCTGGAAGCCCGCCGCCGCGCGCTCGCGCTTGAGCTGCGCGCGCCGCTTGCTGTCGAAGCGTGAGAGGTAGTCCGCGTACGTCGCGTAGCCCGGGTTGCGCCAGTGGTACTGCAGCGTGAGCCGCCGCGCGAGCCCGTGCGCCTCCAGCCTCGCGGCCTCGGCCTCGGGCGGGAAGATGACGTGCAGGCCGCTGAGCCCCTCCTCCTCCGCGCTCGCGCGCAGCGCCTGTGCGAGCGCGTCCTGCAGCGCGGGCACGTCCTCGCCCGCGGCGACCAGGAGCCTCGGCGCAGTGGCGGGGCTCAGGGGCACGCCCACCAGGAGCTTCGGGTAGTACTCGATGCCCAGCCGCGAGGCCGCCCCCGCCCAGCCGAAGTCGTAGATGTACTCGCCCATGCTGTGGAACTTCCGGTACGCGGGCGCCGCGGCCACCAGCTGCTCGCCGCGCCACAGCGTGTGGTGCATGGGCTCCCAGCCCGTCTCACTGCTCGCGCTGCCGCTCTCCTCGAGCGCGAGCAGCCACGCGTGGCGCAGGAAGGGCGGGGCGTCCGCGCCGACGAGTGCGTCCCACGTCGCGGCGGGGACCTCGCGGATTCCCGCGAGCAGGCGCAGGCGGGGCGTCTCGGGGGCGGCGGCGGCGAGGGAGGGGAGGCCCTGCTTCGTCATAGGCCCCCTGTCTAACGAAGCCCCCGCGGCCGCGCACCCGCTCCGTCCGCCTGGCCGTCCGCCCTGCACCCGGGCGCACGGGGCGGCGCGTGGGCGGGCCGGGCCCGGGATGCACACCGTGAGCCTGTGACGTGTGCGGCCGGCACCAGCGCCGGCCCTCCCAGACCCGGAGCGCAAAAGACATGGACCGCAAGGAGTGGCTCAAGAAGCCGATGGGCATCCCGGTGGACCCGGCGAAGCAGAAGGATCCCGAGGCCGCGGGCGACGAGGTGCCCGCCGAGGGCCGCGCCGAGTTCCTCAACAGCATGGACGACCAGCGCGGCGGACAGCGCACCGAGGTGGGCAGCCCCTACAACGGCGCCGGCAACGAGCGCGGCCTGCCGGACACGTACACGGGCGGCGACGAGACCCGCAAGAAGCTCGAGGACGACTCGATTCCTCCCGAGCGCAAGCTGTACGGGAACAAGAAGGACGAGTGACGTGAGCGGGACGTAGTCAGGAGGGAACGCGATGGCGCGCGTGCTCGAGGTGGGGCCTCCCGCGGGGGCCACCGGGCGCATCGTGCTCATCGCGGCGGCGGCCGCCGTGGGCGGCTTCCTCTTCGGCTACGACACCGCCGTCATCAACGGCGCGGTCGCCGCGCTCGCGAGCAGCTTCGCCGCGGGCAGCACCGGCACCGGGCTCGCGGTGAGCTCGGCGCTCCTGGGCTCGGCGGTGGGCGCGGCCTTCGCAGGGAGGCTCGCGGACCGCTCGGGCCGCCTGGGCGCGATGCGCGTGGCCGCGGTGCTCTTCACGCTGAGCGGCGTGGGCTCGGCGCTCGCCTTCTCGCTGTGGGACTTCAGCCTCTGGCGGCTCGTGGGCGGCGTCGCGGTGGGCGTCGCGAGCGTGGTGGCGCCCGCGTACATCGCCGAGGTCGCGCCCGCGCACCTGCGCGGCCGGCTCGGCAGCCTGCAGCAGCTGGCCATCGTGGTCGGCATCTTCCTCGCGCTGCTCGCCGACTATGGCCTCGCGCGCGCGGCGGGCAGCGCGCAGGGGACGCTGTGGCTGGGGCTGCCCGCCTGGCGCTGGATGTTCCTCTCCGAGGTCCCGCCGGCGCTGCTCTACGGCCTGGGCGCCTGGCTCATCCCGGAGAGCCCGCGCTACCTCGTGGCCAGGGGGCGCGGCGTGGAGGCGCTGCTCACGCTGCGGCTCATCGAGGGCGCGGCGGCCGAGTCCCGCGTGGAGCAGATCCGCCTCACCCTGCAGCTGGAGCACGCTCCGCGCCTCTCCGACCTGCGCGGCCCCGCGCTGGGCCTGCTGCCGGTGGTCTGGGTGGGCGTGGTGCTCAGCGCCTTCCAGCAGCTCGTGGGCATCAACGTCATCTTCTACTACTCGAGCGTGCTGTGGCAGGCGGTGGGCTTCAGCGAGCAGGACGCGCTCGCCATCACCGCGCTCACGGGCGTCACCAACATCGTCACCACGCTCATCGCCATCGCGTGCGTGGACCGCTTCGGGCGCCGGCCGCTGCTCCTGCTGGGCAGCGCCGGGATGGTGCTCGCGTTGGGGACGCTCGCGTGGACCTTCGGCAGCGCGCCGGTGGACGCCGCGGGCAACCCCGCGCTCGCAGGCGGGCAGGGCACGCTCGCGCTCGTCGCGGCGAACCTCTACGTCTTCTGCTTCGGCTTCTCGTGGGGGCCGGTGGTCTGGGTGCTGCTGGGCGAGATGTTCCCCAACCGCCTCCGCGCGCTCGCGCTCTCGCTCGCCGCGAGCGTGCAGTGGGTGGCCAACTTCCTCGTCTCCGCCACCTTCCCCGCGCTGAAAGAGGCAGGGCTGGGCCTCGCCTACGGGCTGTACACGGGCGCGGCCCTGCTCTCGCTGCTCTTCGTGCTGCGCTTCGTCCGCGAGACGAAGGGGAAGCACCTGGAGGAAATGTAACGGCGAGATGTCGCCGCTTGAACCCGGGGCCGGTTGGGGGCAAACCCTGCGGCCGTGAACCGCTCCGACCTCGTCACCCTGGACAAGCGCCACGTCTGGCACCCCTACACCGCGATGGACGCGTACATCGCGCACACGGATCCGCTCGTCGCCGAGCGCGCGGAGGGCGCCTACTTCTGGGACGTGGACGGCACGCGCTACCTGGATGCGAACGGCAGCTGGTGGGTGTGCACGCTGGGCCACCGCCACCCGCGCCTGGTGCGCGCGCTCACCGAGCAGGCCGCGAGCCTCGCGCACGTGTCGCTCGCGGGCGTCACCCACGCGCCCGCGGCCCGGCTCGCCGCCGAGCTCGCGGCGCTCGCCCCCGGCGCGAAGGACCCGCAGCTGCCGGCGGAGCGCAAGCTGG is a window encoding:
- a CDS encoding PAS domain S-box protein, coding for MSSRTPVLLPGALPPSAQSSGPAAPAETSLPALFVAAFESSPVGMSICSLEGELLRVNPAYREMFGLSEEEVRGQHFRTRVHPEDRYQAMWAHAELVSGRQRAVKYERRSLHRDGREVWTEVSASLVLGPAGEPLHVLSHLMDVSERRQRQQALLDAEERLRMLGRATKDLVWDWDIPSGELRWNEAMQTMLGYSPHEVQPSLAWWEAQLHPDDLARVLASLDRALQGEGHAWVDEYRFRRADGSYAAVLDRGYFLRDAQGQAVRGIGAMMDLSERRAAEERLRKSEEYFRALIENARDLVAVLDAQGRFAYVSPAVTRVLGFSSEQMVGHRGFDFVHPEDLSAVRARLEECSRAPGNAVTVEYRARHRDGSWRTLETYWWNQTHHPAMAGFVVNARDVTQQRALEEQFRQAQKMEAVGRLAGGVAHDFNNLLTIITAHTDFAREEVAAGSQAREDLAVVADTAQRAVRLTRQLLAFSRRQVLQPALLDLNEKVRGLEGMLRRLLSEDIVLATELARTPSRVWADPGQVDQVLMNLVVNARDAMPHGGLLGVETSEVALAQGNAAGLPAGPYVVLSVRDTGIGMDAATRARLFEPFFTTKAAGKGTGLGLSTVYGIVQQSGGALEVESSPGAGSTFRVLLPRAPAAPQGTEDEADGAHPAPGGHETVLVVEDEAPVRGAACRILERQGYRVLEAKHGADALQVLAAHDGPVHLVLTDVVMPEMGGAELVRELRARGVPARVLFMSGYSEEAVATRGVLVEGVGLLEKPFDLQVLLRRVREVLDA
- a CDS encoding sugar porter family MFS transporter gives rise to the protein MARVLEVGPPAGATGRIVLIAAAAAVGGFLFGYDTAVINGAVAALASSFAAGSTGTGLAVSSALLGSAVGAAFAGRLADRSGRLGAMRVAAVLFTLSGVGSALAFSLWDFSLWRLVGGVAVGVASVVAPAYIAEVAPAHLRGRLGSLQQLAIVVGIFLALLADYGLARAAGSAQGTLWLGLPAWRWMFLSEVPPALLYGLGAWLIPESPRYLVARGRGVEALLTLRLIEGAAAESRVEQIRLTLQLEHAPRLSDLRGPALGLLPVVWVGVVLSAFQQLVGINVIFYYSSVLWQAVGFSEQDALAITALTGVTNIVTTLIAIACVDRFGRRPLLLLGSAGMVLALGTLAWTFGSAPVDAAGNPALAGGQGTLALVAANLYVFCFGFSWGPVVWVLLGEMFPNRLRALALSLAASVQWVANFLVSATFPALKEAGLGLAYGLYTGAALLSLLFVLRFVRETKGKHLEEM
- a CDS encoding tetratricopeptide repeat protein, producing MRHASALALLLLLCACSRSSDNAAPDAGRADAQCPGGFVQGCLQAAYKAERTGDTKGAAAMYRRACDDGEASACNRLGAMTWGGLGVAADPAGAYALYARACELGDGAGCFSAAICHRTGTCATKDEAQMKRLMQRGCELKDARACAEAKR
- a CDS encoding GNAT family N-acetyltransferase, which gives rise to MTKQGLPSLAAAAPETPRLRLLAGIREVPAATWDALVGADAPPFLRHAWLLALEESGSASSETGWEPMHHTLWRGEQLVAAAPAYRKFHSMGEYIYDFGWAGAASRLGIEYYPKLLVGVPLSPATAPRLLVAAGEDVPALQDALAQALRASAEEEGLSGLHVIFPPEAEAARLEAHGLARRLTLQYHWRNPGYATYADYLSRFDSKRRAQLKRERAAAGFQGITIRTVKGEELTAAHARLAYDFYESTNEKHSWGQIQLNRDFFLRVFRTMRDAVELVVAEREGRVIAGAFNVASRTRLYGRYWGALEEHPFLHFNVCLYHSVDECIQQGREAFEPGAGGEHKISRGFLPTGIHSAHLIHDRRLDNAVRASLIHEREHLQRAVDEAEEIAGMKPWPLAPAGNAKK
- a CDS encoding alpha/beta hydrolase, with protein sequence MSALSVLAAALLLAAPAPRSQRDVAYGSAPAQRLDLQLPEGPQPAPLFLFVHGGAWTQGDKVFHTPHPDFFLQRGWAWASANYRLAPAVRHPEQVQDLARAVGWLYRNASARGLDPQRFVLCGFSAGAHLVALLVADPRYLAAEGVPLSAVRGVVLLDGAGYDVPRHAALSPRLRQVFHVAFGEPGPAWEDASPVTHLRQKRAVPPFLVFYTGEGPRAGQQARLLTRALEHAGGHAELYPAPGKDHVQLSVDLGKSAQDGPTARTLAFLERVRREAK
- a CDS encoding glycosyltransferase family 39 protein, whose translation is MTSRSEAAPAAPEAPGLGPAVWGVALAALALHLATNGRYGFFRDELYFIACGQRLAWGYVDQPPLIALVSRLSSALAGDSVGLFRLPAALAHTGLVLLTARLARALGGARPAALLAGVAVAVAPVLVVGGHLLTMNSFEPLLWTGAALLLVRLLQAETPRTGTWAALGLVVGVGLLNKYSMAFWTVALVAGLLATPSRRVLATRVFLLALGLALLCVLPNLYWQASRGFPMLELLRAGQAGKNAPFSVGNFLGQQLLLIGPLAAPLWLAGLAALLAWRPLRPYRALGVGFVAVLLVMVVLKAKTYYLAPAFPLLLAAGGVWAEARLPRLARGAVVALVGLTGLAVAPLGIPVLPVDTFVRYQAALGVQPPRDENHQFNALPQHFADQFGWPELVDAVAGAVGKLSPEERSRAGIFVQNYGEAGALEWLGRNRGLPPVLSGHNTYFLWGRRGVTGEVVLVVGEGDVEQLRTLCREVTLVGRVPRVENAMPYEQALTIHLCRGLHPPLAELWPKVKNYN
- a CDS encoding suppressor of fused domain protein; this encodes MKAPEEHDAFWQWYEDVWADRDEVEYPKLFGEISEGVFTLDQTDALQAWLESDLAQVGELDPNWGGYGVRVAPPTPEHPSWSYVTSGLSNPFTLAPGMEFADDAPSGIGYEMVIHTPEEAQWPVLRLLDMMAYNLVCLRAFALGHRYPVEGTLDGAAETKLNGVVFVRDPSRPAHFDLPSGRVQLLTLVGATKNEMAFARSNGVDKLMAKLHEAGSGVVTDCTRAEVKL